The genomic window TCTATATGGCACGTGATGCTGAATCGACGGGTGATAACCAGATGCGCCGATAGCACGGACTAAGATATCTTAGTCCTCGGCCGATAGCGCAGCAACCGTGTGGCGTTTATCATATAGGAATGCCGAATGTGCGAGAATAAATGAGTTCTGGTGGGGGAGGGTCTCGTGGCATGGACTATATATAAATGGCAAGTTCCGAGTTTCAGACAACAGAGTGTCTTAGGTATACCGCaggtatacaaatttaaaaaaatggcaCTcctcaaatttgaaaatatgtttgctgttgctgttgctgtatTGATATGCATTCAAGCTCTTCATCCTTCGATAATGGTATCCGGGCATGTCATAGAAAAGCGAGGATCAGAAACCGATCATGCAGCTCAAGGAGCTGCTACAGCCGGAGATGTAATAGCAGCTACCGGTGGTGTTATAGCCGCAGGATCGCTGTCTGCAGGTCCATTTGCACCAGTTGTAGCGGCAGTTGGAGGAATAACCTCTGCCGCTGGAGGTTTGGTATCAGTGATTTCAAGAGCAGCCGATCAGTCGTGTCGTGAATTTGGTTGTCATAAAAACTACTGTTGGTCTTACTGTAGCTTAGGAAATCAATGGTGCTATACAACCAAAACATATTCTCAAAGTTATTCATATGTATCTTGTACACGCGATGATGAATGTAATGGATGTTGGAAATGTGGAGGTCCATGCACGTTGTGAAAAAGTCAACGAGAACCCGGTGAtgtgttttcatttattaatcatatcatttatgttaaatgaatttataaaaataaatcagttgcattaatcaaaatataattcataatagttatgtatttttttgttaaaaaaaacctttatcAATTACAAGTCATCATGGGGCAACTTATCTAGATTGTAAAACACTGATGAAcgcttttgtataatatgtaactcatctaattaataattattgataacctATTTGTAATTCAGCCAAACAACCGTTTACACtgtatgttttaattgtttgttaattgtacaaaatcaaaataatatacaatacaatactttttttatttgcaaacTTGTATATTGTAAGTTCATTTATCGCCCTTTTTGTTCCATTTCTTGTAGTACCAACTACCAAGTGTTGAACGTCATCcatattaaattgtgttattGTCAATGATAGTTTGAGGTCAACAGTTTGAAACTGAAtataaaatgacaataattgaCGGAGAAGACAATCCCGTTTTAAGTACAGACTCTGTCTTTGCCTCTTGTAATTTAGAatcagttgttttttttacaacatttgGTGTTTCAATCATTACCTACAGGCTACAAATGGTTCTTTCTCGATAACTGAATGCGTTTCTGAAGAGTTCTAAAAGCAACaatcgtttttcattttaccacttatgattttgtatttgtttatgtaatatgttaaaGATTCAATTGTTTCTGCTCAAGTCTGCAGATCttcatacttatatattcGATCCTGTAGTGAAGAGAATAGATAGgaaatgcttaaaaaaaaaatacaattttaccatTAGActgtagataaaaatattgcaatagACAAAATcagttgtacataatattgtatcggCATACAGCATAATGTCTAACAAAaccaaatcataatttaaagtgaatttgaatttgtaattttgtattgataAACGGCTACTTCAAATAATGTAGCGCGTACAATATTGTAGTGGcgtatttagaatttatttgagGAAGGAGATAtgactaaaatagtttttctccCTCCACTCGAAATACATGAAGATACAGTGGAACCTAGATAAGTCAAAATTCAAGagaaatgcaatttttttcgaCTTATCGAGATTCTACTGtactatcaatttattataacttcataggtacctaatatatattgtatatagggctcggattttaaaacataataagcaacaaaaaaagcacacgtatattttaaaaacgcaaAAAagatgcatatttattttttaaaaaagcaaaaaaaaacatgacaaaaaattaaaatgaactagttataaaaattaataaaaaaattgaaagattaatttaaattaaaaaagaattatttaccATGTATTTCTCTAGATTTGCAGTAGCGAAATTGACTATTTTCCGGcaggatatttttatatacatagaaaacgaACTCTCTACATTTACTGAAGTGATTGGTACATACTTCATACCAGAAGTTTcaaaattacaacactaaatcttaaattttgaaacgatCAATATCGGTGTTATAGGTTTACTGACCGTATAGAGGTACTGCATGCTATATGTAAatcgataatctatatatttaataaacaaaccgataacgaaaacaataacacCATTTGGCCcacattctgggtttttaaatttctcattaattcatttgtttttattacaatagcataataaacatataataaaaaatccacagctgcaataatttaaaaaaaaaatggtttatttaaaatcagaatgacgtgaaacgaatttatgctgtatacaattaattatctctatctcatacataaaaaaagaagcatatgctttaaaatctgaGCCCTAATTATAGATGCtcatatagtaggtacataaaccttataattataacatacaaaatattaaataatacgaattaatgaatcatttatttattttatcatttacaaaacaaatagcTGTAGccttttaggttttttttagctatttcgTCAATAATTTCTTCAACGTCCAATCTTATgatgttatgaatttaaagCTTTGTAAACCCATTCAATTTGgactaaaattaaagtaaaattcaaaatttaaataattaataaacacaacaaatatttcattagtgAATAAGGAATATTTACTTCCTTCATAGAATTtctgaaatatgtttttaatcttttcaTACAAGCTAATGCAGTAATATAAGCTGAAAAAAGGTCAAAGGGGGGAGATATACTCGTATCTCCCTCATATCCCCCCGTAAATACTCCACTGTACAAttgtaaacacattttttttgtttaatcaaataatattgattaccgTTTGATGgtacagttttattataataattcttcgATAtccaaattatttcaattatatcaatatttgacACTAATACGATGGTAAAGAATACGCGGATGTTGAAAGGTTATTGCTTgaaacatatgtataataaaattgagtctagtaattaaaaaaactaacatctattatatttataggtatacatacatagtattatttgtaaaactaaaattcaaaataacgacttccaattattatttattaatttatgttaacataaatatatttttaatttagttaaaactatAGTCGTCAAAATCGATGATATCCGGTGAATAGAATTCAGACATTTCCTCATCGACATCATCGTCTTCatcactatacatattttaaatatcagaaaatcataatgataaacttacattattaattaatggcGGGGGCGGGTCTAGAATGCTCCAATAAATCCAGAACACTCGTCGattgtttaaacaaaatactcATTAGAGTCTTCTAcggctatataatatgctatctTTGTGTGGTTATAATCGTATGCTTCTCaaactatacacataataggaacctattaattaattattaatacataattttatcatttataaaaactaattgcaatttatttttttttattcgattaaCACACCTTTAACATTTCtctgtaaacattttactcGGTAACTTTATACGCgttcacatatttttataatttattgatgatCGGCTTTTTAgtattggtatattttatattttaataatcagaaATATTTTGGTTCATAGGTCTCTACACGGCTAATCAGTAATCAGTATATTATGTCGTATCTTGTTCGTATGTGCACACTACTCGTTGTAGTGTTACCGATATCGAACGACTCAGAcaagcgtatattatatacattaatacagtttagaattatacaaatcaacacgtaatcatattttaatatacacggATTATATTAAAGGTAGGTGTAATAAACGcattatttacttatgtatTGAGGTTAACATACTCAAATGTtagtaatataacaatattgacaaattgtataaaatacattatccaTATAAATAGTACTTAGATACGTATTTATTTGGTTTACCGCCGTAAGTGTCCCATTAATTACAGAAGTCTTAAGTCGTATGTTCCTCCGACAACCTCATCTTACAGACGGGTAGGAAATAAATGTTCAACTTGTTCAAGTACTGGGGCAGTGAAGCCTTGCAGATGATTCGAGTGGGATTCGACAGACTGAAATGTATCGGTGATCGCGAGTCCGCGAATATTCTATCTGTCGAGTCGCGAATCGTGACGAAATCTTTtctgaaaacaaataatgatattgttatatttttagtataaatatagttaatagttatctaataatagtaatatacatatagatgaGTGTGGTGactaaaaaaaccattttttagtGAGGAAAGCTACTTTTAGAcgagttttatttgtttaatgtctaaaaatttataatcgttgtatagtattattattgtattattgtctatCAACGATTTATCAAGAAATAATCTTCTATTTGACCCTGCACCTTCATAATTGCATATCTACTATTATATCACATAATTTGTATCATTTCATTTTTCGATCACATTTAAACTgcagtataggtaataaataatacctagctataaatttatttcatatttcatattttccaaaacaactattttagttcgttttatttcattttgattGCAAAGGCAAAGGTCACCCCCTCACTCTCAAATGAATGCGTTGGTTGTAAAATGACCTTCTACAACAGTAATAATTTCTCaagatgatattttaaaaataatatagttgtgaaaaaaaaatggaaacatttttactatgtTATAGATACGGCTTATGGTGCTCATAAGCATAGCACTATTGTTATAGGTTATGTTAGGTATATACGGTTAATAAGACGTACATACGATATAAAACTAGTTTTGACGGGTCTGCGAACAATGAACAAACAGATTTTATCGAATATACCTATTCATtgcatttctataatattccataaactgattacttataacttataagactaTATAAGCCTATAAGTGTAATAGGTTTGTATACGGTTTACGCTTTAAcggtattatagtttatatattataatatattatgttgtagatacctataaaaacgatttgtatattttcacaCCGATCGACGCCCCGAGGAATGCTATTTGCAGACTATAATACACTCGAAGTGAATTTGCTgaatatttgttgtattatttagattataataatactgtgtGACGCACAgtcacttaatattatatggttattacttattaatcacTCGTAAGAGATAGGTAAACGATTTCATTGTAATATACACTAAgtagtgaaaattaaaattataaatccatGTGTAAACTCGACTTGATCTCCTTTAACTAACCCGACTTGTACAACTTGTACCAGTACAAGTACACCACAAACACTCcgattaaacatatataatagaaaataaccctaaaatttattatgtacattatatatatggtaCCTTTGCGTCTTTCCTGCACTGCCCAAAACCTTTTGCGGAAACGGTTCTccgaacaaaataattattattgcatgttCGTGTTCTCGACGTGGTCGGGTACTCCATTAATTTGCGGGACGCCGTCGAAGCGGTCGTACACTATAAGCGGAAAAGAATTTcacgtaaatattatgtttttacatatcatatacctatcgtttttatgattaaattattgtacagttGTACTCGAggctgtaattatttataattaattatagaatttttacacattttggAGGAGGTGGTCAGGGCTTAGggagatatttttttcatacccGATAAActgtaaagtaaaaatttttcatCGGTTTTtcgacattttttaattcgttttattttgttaataaaataaaattaattaatttaacgcaATTGACATAGTTAagccttttttattttatctatatatgacatgttattaaaaaaaaaaatcaatatcaataggtttttataaatattttttttatcacatgaataatgaatattgactaaaacttcataatattttcccGAACACATTTTGTGTTCCCCGTCCATATACCCCCCACGGTCAATTTGACACTGGTTAGCTTGctgtctataaaaatataaataaatatattagtttgaaTTCcctacaatattgtatatactatcaattttatgaattgtgATCTTCAAGCACtcgatattacaatattattatacggtcaTTATACATCATTgtctatatttgtaaaaatacaatcGACCTTAAGGACAAGTgcttttttgaaacatttgtctgttaaattattcattgcaATTCCATGTTTAAGGGGGCGGAAGAGACAAAGCTAGGGGACAGATGCCCCTGTTGACAAATTTTTTATGGgttgtcattttttaaaaggtGAAACAAATCCCAAGTTTTGTAGGTTTTagtaaaagaattattattattataaaacaattatcgtTAGGTTGGCTAATAAATCATTGATaaatctgtaaaataaaacgtaacaCATTGGTGTTGGACCTTTTTATTGTGGTGatacatttgataaaaatcgatattaaattatatataatgtttctaCTACTGTGgtggttattaaaatgttgtatgcTCAATACTCATTAAgtcataacattaattataccgTCCCCCACAATTTGCTACGATATGATGCTTTAGAATCACACACCAATCACTCATCGGGAcaaatgaatacaaataatttaataatttaattaataaattaattaatatttatataggtacctattgatattaatattaatatatttcaattttcaggATATCAGGATACAcacttataaatgataatcttAAGATATAATAAGAGTGTAAGACCCTCATCTTAGTTTTTGGTCATCCGTGTGCAAGAGTAGCAGTAAGTATAGTAAGTATTATCTTTATCTTGAAAAGTTAGTAAAGCTCAAAAGCCGCATCGTTCGAATGAccaatgcataataatattttctaatggcatttgtataatattatttactatacaggACAGGTGCAGGcgtcaagtataaaatataggacTACTACAGCTGTAGTATACGTCATCCTGTTTCCTGAAATAGGTACTGAATAGTATATTTGTTGTGTTTCCTCGTATTACAAGTTTATGATTATCGAATTTCATTGTTTTAGTACACGCCCATAGAATGTGATGTTTATTGTTGGGACCACGCGAGCGCATAGCAACATTGACTGACAAACCGTATTATGATTTCACTCGACGGCAAACGTttgtttcgaaaaaaaaaaaaagcgtaatctaatattataatcgagtttgtttatttttccgcggtaggtaaataattgtaagagcacaatattataatgtgctaTGATGACGATGATCCGCCATCGCAATgagcttattatttatttaaacgtaGGCACCTaatgatgtatataaaacGACGTGAAAAAAATCGTGCTCTAAACATCGCACCGCGGCCAGGTATTCAGTTCGTTTCTTCTCGGCTGCCTTATCGAAAATATTACCGAACACGCACGCCTCTgcaacgaataatattatgcgataTAGGTACCCTATACATCAGCGGCtgtgttatacatataatataataatgtgtctaCGGTTTTGTTTTATCTCGTCCGACTCTCGTGTTTACCGCGTGGCTAACAATCACGGTCAcctttttatacacataaaacaataaataatatatacattatttttatctatgtacgatatacatattatatgcgtatCATGCGTATAGGCGCCCAGAACACGttaaatacgatattattatcaattaatatgaataatacgcGCACCGGTACGTCGCGCGTTTCGGCGATACGGACGGTACACGCAGACGCTGCGCTCGCGGATGTCATCGATAACCTAGGGCTAGGCGTTATGTCGGTAGGTAGTGGTTAGTGTTCCgaacagtataaatattaataaattattatttaacatctaTGTGAAACGGTGGACGAGGACTGTATATCATAATTCAACAtcgattaattataatatataatatatttaatcaataataataataataatatgttgttatacTACGCGAGTTAACTCGACCGCACGGTCGTGGGGGTATCTACCGATACTACCTGTTGattaaataacattgtaaattattatttcatattcagTCGACGACGGTATGAGTATGTGATCGTACATTCGTACGTATAGGTACAAGGcgatcactataatatataagcgaACAGCTACAGTCTTTTTTTTACCATCTTTTAATGACgtgatgattattatttaaaacgttgactttttgtttgtttttagtatGTGTACACCACCGACCACCGTCCACCGTGTAGGGTTCGCGTTCTCGGATATTCGAATTTGATTTGAATTCTTTTCGAGTACCTTTTGTTCCAAGGATAAACGCCTAGGTTTACTCGAAAACGCCGAACCAAATGAAATGTCTTATCGTCGGGCCCATAAGCCCCGCATTGCGTGTctaaacctattattattatatatttgaatccTTGGTACCCTGCGCGTAAAGCttataacgatttaaaaactactgacgttaaaatttcattatttatacataaatataatattaaaaaaataaatcatctgCATTTACAGTAAAACTTTTCATTTCGCCAAAATGCAAAATTAACGGCCATATAGTTTTGCGGACCTTATCCTTTATTCGAATGACAATAACCAATTTATACGACGACTCGATTTGCAATCTACTTTTCTGGCAGTCATTCGAAAATCGTTTCTATTTTTTCTCTCCAACAAGTAGTGCAGAAAATTTATTCGAcgattagaaaaatataatattatcttcaagaaataattaattataaaaataaacgtctCCATAGCATTTTTACTGATcgtataacaaaatttaatacttgcaTTACGTTCAAcgtttagttatataatttataacacatgcctacgtataatatagtaaaatcacGGTTTTTTACACGTGTCGCGAACTCCGTCAACTTTGAACTCGCAATGTAATGACTGCGGTTTGAGATAtgacttgattttttttttattattaaaataattactggaaaaattgtatataataataatacatataattaaattaccgcGATAACGTTATTATACGACTTCTTTTGAGAATTTCAGTTTGAATGTAGCACATGACATTATATGCTGCATAATActgattgtaaaataataaataatacctataacagAGAAGATagaaattcgatttttttttaaaggattTATTCATTGCGTACACTGCAGACACAGTACTACATAATATGCTGCACTACCTATGTACTATACGTCAAGTAATGTGTTTTAGGTAGAATTAGGTGTGACTTAGATATTCGTTGGTAATattgttaacaattatttatagcgTGTTGACATTAATCACATATGTCGGCTAATGcgattaaactaatatataaaggtatagctacatatttttcacattatCCTGCAGCTAATGTCAACTATATAGTGAACAACTGCAGCCAAGAGCGGATTGTCAACGAGAACTTTCCGGTCTTCGGCGTGTGTGcactaaatcattttttttttttttgtaaataaaatattaaattaaattatacgcaGCCACGTAGGTGCTTATACTTACTTTCAAATCGACCAGACTAACCCAAAAGTgagtgatataataatataggtattgtttttaaattttaaaatttaaaccagataaataaacatgaatcaatttataataacttatatgtgatttattataaatattctagtattttgatcatattatCAATCATGGACGTAGGTATAGGGAATATTTTCGAAGGGAGTTTTTGGTTCTAGATATACAATAAGTTCAATTCGCAATATCAatttcaaaatcgttttatctttaatttcagGGGGTGTTTGAGTTTGAACACTCAACCCCCCTTACCTACGCCCAAACagtaacaatacaaattattgaaatcaaataataataattttacaggcTCACAACAAgctatagttgtattattattattatgttgaataaaggaatgtttattatattaaattttaaaaataacattttaacgtctgtatgtatgtatgaaaatgcattctttatttaattgtaaaacataacttcataatacacaatatatattttgagttatagGTATCAACGAATTCAACTTTGaagtttatgttttgtttaaaaaaaatgtaaatagattactatataatagtcaatagcattataataataattgttcaatataattaaattattaaaattataaatcaaatttttatcatctattttatttattaacattttattaatatgtagtattttcttcttatttaatatcgtcttaggtaaaaaaattataattttttatttattaatacttattataatgataataataataacaaaaaaaaaaatcgggtaagtgggtaccgctctatTAGGTGCCgcatggatcattattatatatattatagcagtgttaaatttgaatccaatgatatgtatcattgtatacgaaaaacgattctgaattTCTGAACGTAGAttaatttgtcagcctagaatATCATTTCGAATGGTTGGTGTCTGGTGAACAAggtagtttatgttttaatggcctgaaatCTGAATACACCAGCatataaattcttttataattattataagctaaacttatggaaaatctcgtattgaattttcaactcttagctacttttacaaacatttttatgaatgtataatttgcaaatattcatggttttgacgaatttttgtcaatatttgaacttcaagtgctaataaaaaaaaattgtgcctatgtattcttataattttttaatcgctataagaataacttatgaggaactttgtattaaattttcaagtattttgattggtccaaaaaaaatttatcgacacttcaaaaatattttttcagaaagttgtctataaatagctcaaaaaatgtcataatattttgaaaattaaatcatgtaaagaaaatgccaatcttaataactggtaaaatttttaagtatcttttttatatttatatatatatatttaaaatcgtttgaggataaatcgttatcgttacgccattattggtaaaaatttaaaattatacaaacgcacttaaaattttttctataatgatgcttcaaGTTATCTCTACAGCTACCTGAacgaaaacttatggaaaacttagtgttgtatttttaatccttatttataaacacaaaacattttatgatttttcaacttcaaaatttcttgcaaattttcgcattttcgacagatttcgtaaaaattttaactataaacgcttataaaaaaaaattgtgactaacgatttttaattttttagcaacaataagaacaactcataaggaactttgtattaaattttcaaaattttttggtt from Aphis gossypii isolate Hap1 chromosome 1, ASM2018417v2, whole genome shotgun sequence includes these protein-coding regions:
- the LOC114125490 gene encoding uncharacterized protein LOC114125490, with amino-acid sequence MALLKFENMFAVAVAVLICIQALHPSIMVSGHVIEKRGSETDHAAQGAATAGDVIAATGGVIAAGSLSAGPFAPVVAAVGGITSAAGGLVSVISRAADQSCREFGCHKNYCWSYCSLGNQWCYTTKTYSQSYSYVSCTRDDECNGCWKCGGPCTL